A segment of the Populus alba chromosome 9, ASM523922v2, whole genome shotgun sequence genome:
ATGTTTCACCACGTTTTATCAGTTTGTTGCTTTTCACCTTGAATGTTAAAATTGTTGTTAGAAATTAGTCCTGCTTAATTTGAACGTACTATTTTTACTTCAGTAGACATGTGGGGAAATACACAAACTAAATCAAGCCAGTTCCACCACACAAGAATGGAACAAATTAAGGAAGAATGCTACTATTTAGTTAATCTCTGTGCAATTTTGACAGAGTAATGGCAGGCATTCTATGCTTGCTATCTCTAGTACCAGTTTGTGTTGATGGTACACCTTATCACATGTTTCTAGTATTCTGGAACTGCATCACGATCATTGGCTTCTTCTGCTTCCGTGGGCATACTTAATCAGCCTATATAATTGTATTTGCATGTGGAGTAAAattaatagcttttttttttccacactgTTTTTGTTGACTGAAAGTTAATGACCACTAGGTTGCAAGATTGCAAGAGCAGCTGCAAGCTGAAAGAGATCTTAGAGCTGCATTGGAAGTTGGTTTGAGCATGTCTTCAGGACAGTTCTCCAGTTCTCACGGCATGGATTCTAAAGTATGTATAGATCCTTAggagttttttggttttttccccacttttctttccttccaatCTGGACTAACACCCATTCTTGTGATTTAAAATGATGCGAAGACGAGGGCTGAGCTTGAGGAGATTGCTCTTGCTGAAGCAGATGTGGCCAGGTTGAAGCAAAAAGTTGCAGAGCTCCACCATCAACTTAATCAGCAAAGACAGCATCACTATGGTTCCCTTTCGGATGCAAGTGATTGTTTTCAACATGTTCAAAATCATAACCCTCAACAGTGAGTCTGCAaagtcttatcattttttaatttctccacTTAAGGTGGCTGTAATTACAATTAGTTGCATGTCACTTTTCCTTGAGTTAACAAGGATCGTTAAACAGAACTTTCATACTGTCACTATCTAGGAATTTAGATACATTGTTTCACCTAGTGGTGTAGATGGAAGAGGCCTTGATGAGATGGGCTGTTTCACTGCTATCATATGCTTACTGTATTTCccattttgtgtttgatttctGCAGGAGATTTTTGCAGCAAGATTTTGATACAACTGTTGCTGTTGTTAATCATGAGAGGAAACAGAGAACTGAGGTACTTGGAGCTCTGTTTCCCAGTTGATTGCCTTTATGAGATtcacataaataaaacatattatgaGCTTGAGAAAGATCATTCCAACTCATATTTCATTATCCTTTCCCATTTCCAACCTTTTACCCCATACTCGTGCTCCTCCATTGGTGGTCAAACTGACCAGTGATTTAGTTGATGTTCAGTATTTTAAGGATGACCTGCCTGGGTGACTGCCAAACAAAAATCCAACTTTCATCCCTATGGGGAAGAGTGATTAAACTAAAGTTCATGGCATgccaaagaaaaaattgaatgcaATGCTTACTAGTGTTCAAATTAACTGCTACTACTACTCATATGTTCCTCTACTCATTTTGCTAAAGCTTTATTGCTGATTGTAGGTCCCAAGATCATGATATCCTGGCAATAGGTTGCATTAGAGATTCTGATGTGGTTTTACTACAACATTGATTACTAACTTGCACGAGTTAGGGATCATTTAAGGTTGAAATAATTATCTGGAACATAAATTGATCAAGGAGATGGAGAAGCTCCTTTTCTAGGGTATCTTGATTCATTGAGTATGTTTTCTCCAAATGGTTTAgaaaattggaaaataaaaataaagaggaaaCAATGACACCAGTGATGTATCAATTGTATTTCCTTTATGATGTGGTGCCTCTTTGATTAATTCCTCTTGAGCTCTAGAATCCGTTGTCTTGAAGTCTTTTATTTGCAGCATTGTTTCACCTCTTGTTTCAAATAATACCTGCATGTGCTCTTAAATATGGAACATGGCTTCTATGCTGTAGGAGGGCTTGTTGGGTACCGATTGGAAGCATATTAAAGGACCAGGGTTAGCAACTGGAAGCAGCAGCAGGCAGCCTTCTCGAAAGCAATTTGTGGAATCAGCAAATCTTAGTGACTCAAAAAGTACTGAGGCATCAACAAACATGTCCATGGATGAGCTTTGTGGTGTTGATTCTGCTCCCTCTACTTCCAGAGCTGTAGAGGTAACTGTTTGCCCACAATTATTTGGACAGCTAGAGAGTTAAGCTGAAAAGACAGATGCATTGACCTGTATGAAAACCTTATTTTATCATGTGGTCCCATAACTTGCGTGTTTGAGGAACCTAATTCTTTAATAATACCATGCAAACGATCCGCTTAGATACCAGTATTGTCATTCACCATTGTTGCAGGTGATGGACTATCCAAGACATCCATCAGCAGCATCTTCAGCTTTGGTAGAACTAACAACTCGACTGGATTTCTTCAAGGAAAGGCGCTCCCAGCTCATGGAACAGCTCCACAACCTTGATCTGAACTATGGCACAACTTCTTcacaagattttatttatagacCATCATCCCCTCCATGGAACTGACCAAAGACGATGATGCTCACTAAATTGACTTGCGGTCTTGTACATTCGTCAGTGTTGCATATAGTTGTATCTCATGCACCCTTGCTTACCCCCGATTTTTCTtatcttctcctctctctctgtctctcttttttttgcgGGCATTTTTCTAGTGCGAGTATGATTGAATTCATAATGATCAAGTGTTCTTTCAGCCGTAGTATTGGGTTCTTTTGTCACAAAATATTGTAAACAAAACTGAGTGTTGCCTGTTGTGTCAATAGTAGGTGGAGATATGTATTGAACAGAGACACATTGGAAGagaagccctttttttttttttttttaatataaaaatcctatATTTTGTATTTGACAGCATGGGCGGATAGTAGTGGTCAGATGCTTGTAATTCAATTTTGCTGTTTTGACGGGTTAGTTCCAGGGGCCTGGCCTCTTTTTTCGgctctttttatttcttgcatTATTTTAGACAGATTAATTAAAATGGATTCGTTAGTATACGTGTGGCATGCCTGGTTTGGCAGGTGTtcgattttaattgaaattaattaaaatgaattaattataaatgtttGAAGCATGAGGCAGCctctttgcattttgatttcTGGGGACCTGCTAGTATTTTCTGGACCCGAAAGGTGatttaatgatactttgatCCGATTTTACGTTTAGGTTTAGGACCTGTGAATTGAACTCTTGTATTTGGTTTATGATAAATTAGAAACAGAGCGATTGGAAACTATGTCCCAATAACGAGATGGCAAGACCTGATCCgagtgctgctgctgcttttaCTTCTATCTCAGTATCAAGATTTTTATCTTGCTTCTATAAATTGCTAGAACAAGTtagaatcaataaaaatatgcatgctACATCGATAAGTTTAcggataattttttatcaagataTTGAGAATTTAACTGCATTTTCTGAAAATAAGTTGCGGGTAGGGTAAGAGAGGATTAGTAAAATTCGACTGCAAAGGAAGGGGGAGGCAAGTAATTGGAGAGTGACAGAAACTCCGGTGGCATGGAGCGTGAAGTACGGAATTATTAGGAATAATCGTtgaaaattaatcaacaaagataataagAGTAAATAAATGTAAGAATTGAATAGTGAATAATACGGCAGCGTTTCAAGGAGTGGCATGCGGCCCGtaagaaagaagcaaagagagagaagggaatTGAAATCACGCAGAATTAAGTGGTAGTCTCATCGTCTCCTCCAAACCAAAGCACCCCCTTCTCAGAGCCAAACCATCAGCGAACGAACCCTCactgaaaatcaaatttcactTTGAtccgaagaagaagaaattctcTCTCACTCTCAGATCTGATTACTCAGGTATGCTCTGCTCCGCTCTGtctatttctttttgtttcttggaaTTTGTGGTCTCTAACTGATTGATTGattattaactcttttttttattgctctgCTTATCTACTCTTTTCGGATCGGTTAGTActtggtgttttattttttcttattttgaaagCACCTTCTTTTTGCTGCtcatttatggatttttttttttaatttagtgcaTGTTCTGAGAATGTGACGATTAAAGATGCCTTAATGAatcttttttatgtataatttgcGTAGAGGTAGcttatttttaccttttattttgcaTACGGTGAGGGCATTGAGACTTACATATAGCAACAACTCTTTTGCTGGTATTGAGGTCCTATTATCACAATTGAAGAAGCTAGAGAACCTTGACCTGAGCTTTAATAGATTCGACGATAGCGTTTTATCACATCTGTGTGGATCTTCTTCACTCAAGTATTTAAATCTAACAGGCAATATTTAGGATCAACAGCTGTCAATGGTAAAGTTGTGAAAATTTCTTGGCATCTTCTAGCTAATTAGGCATAACTTTACCCAAACTTCATTTTTTAGATGCCAACCTATTTAGCTCATTTCTCAACAatacattttgatatttttaaatatctcaAGCACATCTCAACACAAAAACTTAAGATGTATATTGGATAAAACCTCaagaatatgattttattatattcattagTAGCTTGCTTTTTCAGATGCTGTTAATATTATGGGATTAGTGATTAATTGCTCATTGACTTGAACAAAATCCTGCCGAGCACCTTTTATGGTAGTTGGTACCTCACTACCTCTAAAGCTCCTACTTAAATACTGACCATAAGCATGTGAAATTTGAAAATCACAGGTGAAATCAAATCAATCCACTTAGTGAGTTCTCTTTAAAAGGTGGTCCCCTGAAAATTTCAaatatgatttcatttttttttattttaaatacaataacaaGTGGCCAGTGACTGATATGGATGAACTAGGTGGCATTTCAGTAATGATGTTGTATTTGTgacaataatttatgaattatcATAGTAGGTTTGTGCTGTGCAAATCCATGAGGAGGACATGAATCCTTAATGTTTGGTTTAGCTGGTTGTAATCGGTTTCTTCTAGTTTTGTCTTGAATGTCAAATGGTGTTTTCTATGCCCGGATGAGGGAGAAGTGAATTTGTTGTGGAGTGTAGAAGGACTAAAATAAGTTgaactggatttttttttaatgaatgaatTAATTGTATGATAGATTCTGATAATACTAGAAATTACTAGAAAATCAATTCTGTGGTGGCTTAATTGTGTGACATGgtgatttcttatttttatcaacAAACTTAAGAGGGGTTTTTAAGGTTAATATTCCATGGTTTAATATTACTCAAAATAAGGATTTGTAAACAAATCCTAAACCGGCAACTGAAGTTTTATGGATGGGTTGTATGATAGAACAGCAGAATCAAAAGCCTTTTTTTGATGTCAAGTTCGGGATGGTCCTTGTTACCAGTTGAgttgataaattatttcaattaggtataatttatacaaattaGGGTATAATGAAACTAATCAACTAGACTTCATAGTTTCATAAAGTATACATTTAATCCATGCATTCTTAAATTCGTTTCAagttcatgttattttttatttttcaattttttatttttggttttttcttgttttaaaaattaaaaagagaagagaagcagGTAAGATGGGAAAAGAAAGAAGGCAtgtttgggttcttttttttctgtaaaaaaaaccaactaaattGAATATGGTAAAGAGGTCAACTCTAGTAAAGGGgttatttaattattgtctATACCACAGAGACTAATTGATTAGTTTTGATAAACTTTAATGAGTTATTATCCATTAACTCCAATTATCTCCTTTATTGGTTTACTACTGAACAAGAGAAGTGATACAACTATTTGTCTCTCGTCCCATCTCATTTCCTCTCTTTGCACctcagaaaacaaaaaagaaatcagTTCAGAAAGGCTTGTGTGAATCTGAAAAAGCCCTTGGGAATGGCAGCAATTTACAGCCTTTACATCATCAACAAATCAGGTGGTTTGATCTTCTACAAGGTAAGATGTTTACTTCCCTTCAATTCGATTACAACGGCATTTTGGGGTGTGATGCTTGATTGGATCATGATTGAAAGCAATACAAGTGACTGACTACtgctaataataacaatttgtGATGTTTGATGTTTGGGTTActgttgcatttttttttttttaaataggattATGGATCTTCTGGACGGATGGATACAAATGATAGCTTACGAGTGGCTAGTTTATGGCACTCAATGCATGCCATCTCTCAGCAGCTATCACCAACTGTTGGTTGTTTAGGCATTGAACTCCTCGAAGCTGATACCTTTGATCTTCATTGCTTCCAATCACTCACTGGTGGCTACCtcaaccctttttttatttatatatttatttatttacaagcaGACTAGGTACAATATTAGAAAGAGAAATGCTCTATAATTTACCAAGGTATCAATTTCTTAGTTATTTGGTTATTGATAAGCCTGCCATCTTATGCTTATTTGCCAATTTCTTCTGTGTAGGAACTTGGAAACcacttttcttaatttaatgaaCTTCAACCCTTCCAAAGTTATTATCAGCTAGCTCATTGTTAGATCCAAATTTTTTTACCGGAAACTGCCAGGTTCTGTAACGTATGGATTATAGTGTTCTGAGCATTGCTTGCTATTTCCTAACTCTTGGTTCTAGTTAGCATGCCTCATTTTTTAAGGTAGATGGGCTGGGTACTTGAGTATTTATTTGTGGCTGTTTTATGTTCTTTAAAAGTATCTCAAGtccatgtttttcaaactatGAATTTGTAGTGACAAGCTCTTCGTTCCTCTTTGAatgcttttgaattttctttttaaacttatttggGTTTTTTCCCTTCTACAGGAACAAAATTCTTTGTGGTGTGTGAACCTGGAACACAGCACATGGAAGGCCTCTTGAAAGTCATATATGAATTGTACACGGATTATGTCCTAAAGAACCCGTTTTATGAGATGGAGATGCCTATTCGATGCGAGCTCTTTGACATCAACCTGTCTCAGGCAACACAGAAGGATCGTGTTGCTTTATTGGGGCGATGAACTTTCTGGATTTTGCTTCAATAACCTTTgttatctttcattttcatttgtgCATTTGCCATGAgatctttcaattttcttttatgctctTCTTCTCCTTAGTGGCTGTTTGTGGGTGTGTTTAACTTGcttttcatgaaaatttgatttttttttttaaattcatttttagtgttttcagattgttttgatgggcagatatcaaaaataaatttaaaaaataaaaaaattattttaatgcatttctgaacaaaaattattttaaaaaagaactgCTGCTAATCTATTATATTTCCAAATACCTTCtagtatttttatgaaatttgtgGGATGTTGATTGTTTATGGATGTCCATCTGTGCAGGCGAAGTATCTTTTCAATATTGCAGAAAAGTGCATAATTTGGCCTGCTTAAACATCTTTTGCTCTTTGGATGAGTTGGGGGTTGGGAGAGCAGCATTTCCAAAATGGGGAAACCCCCATTTTTAgagatttcttaaaaattattgtagCTTGGCTCCCTCCCCTTGCTGCAGAACCAGTTCAGGGTTGCAATAATGTGCGTAGGATTGGCACGGTTTGAAAACGTGCGTCTATTTCGGCGCCGTTTATTTTTACCTCGATAACAAACGGTTACAATATCTATTCTGAATCTGATTGGTGGAGAGAAATTTATGTTCTTTATAGGTCTCTCTTGCATAATTAATTCTCTGAGAGAATTTCTTCCACGTCGGATCAAagtgaaatttgattttcatttgagGTTTGTTTGCTGATGTGGGGGGAGAGGGGTTTTTTTGGCTACGAGACGATGAGGCTACCAGTTAAGAAACAATTTATGAACACTATTTATCCCTTAACAACTTATAATGGATTAACGTGATAATTTTTTCCtggtcttttaaatttttttatcatttatttccttttcaattcaaacctttgacattttttttttctttttttgaaggttagagttttataaatttttttttattttaatttattttgggtaTTAAGAAGAAATCTATTTCTCCTCTTGGAAACATTGTCCATCCTAAGTTATTATAGATTCGTACACTCCTCACCTCAGAAGTTACTGTGAATTCAtagtaacttgtttttttttttctttctaatttagtcatttgatattgtatctttttttatcatttgaattatttttttccaatttagtcatttgacattgtatttttttgggaatgaattttataatttgtttgtaTATTATCTATATTGGAAAAAATATCCTAACTTTTAATTGGTGCTTgaatttacaaaacaaaaaccagttTTGTTGTTTGTAAGAGATTTAGAGTTGggggatcaaaattgaaaaggaagaagaatgacaatttttttaaaataaaaaagtagttCCGGCACCTTCTAGCCTTAAAAATTGTCTAAAAATCTCCTTTTTtgctctatatttttattatttttataaaatcttttattatattaataggCCTGCGTGTTCATTTTTTGGTGTTAAAAGATATTGGATCTGACCCGTGAAAGAAGCAGAGTGACCTAActagatattattatatttaatattgttcaatttttattgtgttttcttatttgtgtatatttttttaattttagtaagtGTTGTTTTTTGCAACTCATTATAGGCGttctttttgtattattttttatttttttattaactattttCACATAATCATCAATCTTGAACTATTTTTGAAGATAAAGTTTAAGAAActaattttaagcatttttaagctcttttggttttatttttaaaaacctttTGTTACAGtgtatgtttgatattgtggtaattatatagttttttttttatttttaaataaatttaaaaaacactacaaATTGTAGCTTCTTTACCGGCTTTTGAGTGGCCACGAGTCGGACCTTCCAATACGGTGCATATTTACATTTTTCCctccttttaatttgttttggttgaaTTTGAAtgtgatttaaaattttggtaaaCTAGCACtgtaaattgtttttagaaaaacaacacaatttaataaaaatcataagtgaaaggtatgtttttttaaaaaagttgttgttGTAAAGTGGGGCATTTTAAACAAAGAGTTAAAATGGCCgacataaatttcaataaaacaaaaaagaaagaatgagaTTCTATAGATAAGTAAACCTTTGATGAGAACatcttaaaatcattaaaaaaaacttttgatgagatgaatataataatattaaaaaaattatcaataataattgaaatgaatcaaagtatttttaaatagagaTATGTGATcaacttgtattttttgtaGTGTGTGTTACCTTACTTCAgttattgttgatgattttttttataattgttaaatttatgtcataaaaatattttttaaaatataaaaaatgtcatgatcaaaattttattatattttggtgtttcattcttttcttttctattataattccttcatttttcttaaaatttgtgtaagataattttaataatttatttaaaatattgctACTTGATTACGAGTTTTTTAAAAGTCGTAGTTTgcatctataatttttattaaactgtgttattttttaaaaataaaaaactgaaattgccatattttaaacaatttgcaattatttttaaaaaaactcaaatatttgTGAAATAACAGAACTATCCcgtagcaaaaaagaaaagcaacacCCCTCCATAAAGAtcctatttaatattataacaataattttttaaaaaatatataaaaataatattttttaaaattttatttttaatatcgtaatatcaaaataattttaaaataaataaataaattataacaaacCACGCGTTCAAAACAAACAGTATCGAAGTCTAATTCAATACAACTGCCTGCCCTTGTAACGAGCACACTATAAAAAAGGTCACGGGCTTGATTACAGAAACCGTCAAACACAGCCATATCCAAAAGGTAAAAGATCATCCTCTCCTTTCTCTCCTCTAATCCATCTCCAAATGCAACAAAACATGTCCACAAAAAGACCCACCGCCATCTTTCTTTTCCTCCTCCTTGCACTCCTCCACGACCGAATCCATGCAAGCCCGATAAAAACTGTAGTGGTAGTAGTGATGGAAAATCGTTCTTTTGATCACATGCTGGGTTGGATGAAGAAAATCAACCCTGAAATCAATGGTGTTGATGGCACACAGTGGAATCCATTGAACATAAGCGATCCAAGTTCGCAGAAATTCTTCACCAACAACCAAGCTCAGTATGTTGACCCTGATCCCGGCCACTCTTTTCAAGCAATAAGGGAGCAAATATTTGGGTCTGAAGACACATCCAAGAATCCTCCTCCCATGAATGGCTTTGCTCAGCAGGCTTTCTCGATGGACGCATCAACCAGCTTGTCTCGGGATGTCATGAATGGATTTGAGCCTGATGTGGTAGCCGTGTATAAGACACTTGTATCTGAATTTTCTGTCTTTGACAGGTACAGCTACTTTTTTGTCGGTCCACGTTTAAGTAATTTACTACATAAAGATTCCGTTTTCAATGATTTCGATGTAAACATACTGATATTTCTCTACCCGAAAATATAATTCAGTGATGTCTTTATTAATCTCAGGAATGCCCCAATGGCAACTAGATTGAATTTCAGCTTAAATTCTTCTCTTAACAACaaaccagagagagagagagtatttgATGGATATGGTTTTCATGTTGAAATCAGTAGGAATctgaattttctttctttgttttttttttttt
Coding sequences within it:
- the LOC118027627 gene encoding uncharacterized protein produces the protein MAAIYSLYIINKSGGLIFYKDYGSSGRMDTNDSLRVASLWHSMHAISQQLSPTVGCLGIELLEADTFDLHCFQSLTGTKFFVVCEPGTQHMEGLLKVIYELYTDYVLKNPFYEMEMPIRCELFDINLSQATQKDRVALLGR